In a genomic window of Salmo trutta chromosome 32, fSalTru1.1, whole genome shotgun sequence:
- the LOC115171896 gene encoding RING finger protein 222 → MTPFDGHQAEERDSQSQEDSECPVCYDSLSGTERTLSCGHVFCHDCLVKTLVSINRDGVIRDTIICPVCRHLTFIKKQQEVGVPLAPGKEAEEGGRQTLKVPVPPPAPGNPQHHHETRRASGHSSSPSDSSGLSWIGRRFRWISERCRSRRILSLISPDHRNSQIFIISAQGRPMADEDAVSLDTMSVVPQPNRRRRRIRICTTARCLVVLLVIFTLMAMVAATLPWIILA, encoded by the coding sequence ATGACACCATTCGACGGACATCAAGCGGAGGAACGGGACTCGCAGAGCCAGGAGGACTCAGAGTGTCCCGTGTGTTATGATAGTCTCTCCGGCACGGAGAGGACCCTGAGCTGCGGACACGTTTTCTGCCACGACTGTCTGGTCAAAACCTTAGTCAGTATCAACAGGGACGGCGTCATCAGAGACACCATCATCTGTCCCGTCTGCCGACACCTGACTTTCATCAAGAAGCAACAGGAGGTTGGGGTTCCTCTCGCCCCGGGGAAAGAGGCCGAGGAAGGAGGCAGGCAGACCTTGAAGGTCCCTGTCCCTCCACCAGCACCTGGTAACCCACAGCATCACCATGAAACGCGACGCGCGTCAGGGCATAGTAGCTCACCGTCTGATTCAAGTGGACTGAGCTGGATTGGGAGACGCTTTAGGTGGATTTCAGAGAGATGCAGGAGTCGACGGATACTATCACTGATCAGTCCCGACCACAGAAACTCTCAGATTTTCATCATCAGTGCCCAGGGCCGACCCATGGCTGATGAAGATGCGGTTAGCCTGGACACTATGTCTGTTGTTCCCCAACCCAACCGCAGGAGACGGCGAATCAGGATTTGCACAACGGCACGTTGCTTGGTCGTTCTGCTTGTGATATTCACACTGATGGCAATGGTAGCTGCCACACTTCCTTGGATTATATTGGCATAG